In the genome of Rhodoplanes sp. Z2-YC6860, one region contains:
- the mraY gene encoding phospho-N-acetylmuramoyl-pentapeptide-transferase: MLYWLADLSSTLSIFNVFRYLTVRTAGSLITALVFVFMFGPWIIDHLRLRQGKGQPIRADGPKSHIISKAGTPTMGGLMILFGIVVSTVLWANPRNPYVWIVLAVTLGFGLVGFYDDYLKVTRQTHSGFAGKFRLIIEASIALAACIAFASLGRPSFATSLTIPVFKDAVVNLGWFFPIFTAFIIVGAGNAVNLTDGLDGLAIGPVMIASASFVGIAYLVGNAVFADYLQIHFVPGAGELAIICGAVIGAGLGFLWFNAPPASIFMGDTGSLALGGLIGSVAVATKHEIALAIIGGLFVLEAVSVIVQVVSFKLTGKRVFRMAPIHHHFEQLGWTESQIVIRFWIIAIVLALAGLATLKLR, from the coding sequence ATGCTTTATTGGTTGGCCGATTTATCCAGCACGCTTTCGATCTTTAACGTGTTTCGTTACCTGACGGTGCGCACCGCGGGATCGCTGATCACCGCGCTGGTTTTCGTCTTCATGTTCGGGCCGTGGATCATCGATCATCTGCGGCTGCGCCAGGGCAAGGGTCAGCCGATCCGCGCCGACGGGCCGAAGTCGCACATCATCTCCAAGGCCGGCACGCCGACCATGGGCGGGTTGATGATCCTGTTCGGCATCGTGGTGTCGACGGTGCTGTGGGCCAATCCGCGCAATCCGTATGTCTGGATCGTGCTGGCGGTGACGCTGGGCTTTGGGCTGGTCGGCTTCTACGACGATTACCTCAAGGTGACGCGGCAGACGCACAGCGGCTTCGCCGGCAAGTTCCGGCTGATCATCGAGGCCTCGATTGCGCTCGCCGCCTGCATCGCTTTCGCAAGCCTCGGCCGGCCGAGCTTCGCGACCTCGCTGACCATCCCGGTGTTCAAGGATGCGGTGGTCAACCTCGGCTGGTTCTTCCCGATCTTCACGGCCTTCATCATCGTCGGCGCCGGCAATGCCGTGAACCTCACCGACGGCCTCGATGGCCTTGCCATCGGCCCGGTGATGATCGCCTCGGCGAGCTTCGTCGGCATCGCCTATCTGGTCGGCAACGCGGTGTTCGCCGACTACCTGCAGATCCATTTCGTGCCCGGCGCGGGCGAGCTTGCGATCATCTGCGGCGCCGTGATCGGCGCGGGCCTGGGCTTCCTGTGGTTCAACGCGCCGCCGGCCTCGATCTTCATGGGCGACACCGGCTCGCTGGCGCTCGGCGGGCTGATCGGCTCGGTCGCGGTCGCGACCAAGCACGAGATCGCACTTGCCATCATCGGCGGATTGTTCGTGCTCGAAGCCGTGTCGGTGATCGTGCAGGTGGTTTCGTTCAAGCTCACCGGCAAGCGCGTGTTCAGGATGGCGCCGATCCATCATCACTTCGAGCAGCTCGGCTGGACCGAGTCGCAGATCGTGATCCGGTTCTGGATCATCGCCATCGTGCTGGCGCTGGCAGGGCTCGCGACGCTCAAGCTGCGATGA
- a CDS encoding UDP-N-acetylmuramoylalanyl-D-glutamyl-2,6-diaminopimelate--D-alanyl-D-alanine ligase, with the protein MSAPLWTVEAMAKAMGAELHGALPASISGLSIDTRTVAPGEAFFAIKGDARDGHEFVDAALKAGAGLAVVAADKRGSFAKDAPLLVVSDVLEGLIALARAARARSKAKFIGVTGSVGKTGTKEALRIALSSEGETHASAASYNNHWGVPLSLARCPESAKYAVLEMGMNHAGEIAPLTKLVRPHVAIVTTVEPVHLEFFASVEAIADAKAEIFQGVVPGGAAVINRDNPHFARLQSAAKNTSVAHIVSFGEHAKADARLLKFALQADSSTVQARILGHDVTYKLGAPGRHVVQNSLAVLAAATLAGADLAIAALALSKLAPPTGRGARQTLDVPGGQALLIDESYNANPASMRAAIALLGQAPIGARGRRIAVLGEMLELGPRGGELHSGLVKPIEESAVDLVFCAGSLYRGFWEALPSGRRGGYAESAAALESQVLGAVRAGDAMMVKGSLGSKMGPIVKALIRQFPSHGDRETAAAQG; encoded by the coding sequence ATGAGCGCACCACTGTGGACCGTCGAAGCCATGGCCAAGGCGATGGGCGCGGAGTTGCACGGCGCACTGCCGGCGAGCATCAGCGGGCTTTCGATCGACACGCGCACCGTTGCGCCCGGTGAGGCTTTCTTTGCCATCAAGGGCGACGCCCGCGACGGCCATGAATTCGTCGATGCGGCGCTCAAGGCTGGCGCCGGGCTTGCGGTCGTCGCCGCCGACAAGCGCGGCAGCTTCGCCAAGGATGCGCCGCTCCTCGTCGTGTCCGACGTTCTGGAAGGTCTGATCGCGCTCGCGCGCGCAGCACGCGCTCGCAGCAAGGCAAAGTTCATCGGCGTCACCGGCTCGGTCGGCAAGACCGGCACCAAGGAGGCGCTGCGGATCGCGCTGTCGAGCGAAGGCGAGACCCACGCGTCGGCCGCATCCTACAACAATCACTGGGGCGTGCCGCTGTCGCTCGCCCGCTGTCCCGAGAGCGCGAAATATGCCGTGCTCGAAATGGGCATGAATCACGCGGGCGAGATCGCGCCGCTGACCAAGCTCGTGCGGCCTCACGTCGCCATCGTCACCACGGTCGAGCCGGTGCATCTCGAGTTCTTCGCCTCGGTCGAAGCCATCGCCGACGCCAAGGCCGAGATCTTTCAAGGCGTCGTGCCGGGCGGCGCCGCGGTGATCAACCGCGACAATCCGCACTTCGCCCGCCTTCAAAGTGCTGCCAAGAACACCAGCGTCGCCCATATCGTTTCGTTCGGCGAGCACGCCAAGGCCGACGCGCGACTGCTCAAGTTTGCGCTGCAGGCCGACTCCTCGACCGTGCAAGCGCGCATCCTCGGTCATGATGTGACCTACAAACTCGGCGCGCCGGGCCGCCACGTGGTGCAGAACTCGCTCGCCGTGCTCGCCGCTGCAACGCTTGCCGGCGCCGATCTCGCGATCGCGGCGCTTGCGCTCAGCAAGCTCGCGCCGCCGACCGGCCGCGGCGCGCGCCAGACGCTCGACGTGCCGGGCGGCCAGGCTCTCTTGATCGATGAGAGCTATAACGCCAATCCGGCTTCGATGCGGGCCGCCATTGCGCTGCTCGGCCAGGCGCCGATCGGCGCGCGCGGCCGGCGCATCGCGGTGCTCGGCGAGATGCTGGAGCTTGGCCCGCGGGGCGGGGAATTGCATAGCGGACTCGTCAAGCCGATCGAGGAGAGCGCGGTCGACCTCGTGTTCTGCGCCGGCTCGTTGTATCGGGGGTTCTGGGAGGCTCTTCCCTCCGGCCGCAGGGGCGGCTATGCCGAGAGCGCCGCTGCACTCGAATCACAAGTGCTCGGAGCGGTTCGCGCCGGCGACGCGATGATGGTCAAAGGCTCGCTTGGTTCCAAGATGGGCCCCATCGTCAAGGCGCTCATCCGGCAATTTCCGTCGCATGGCGATCGCGAAACGGCGGCCGCCCAGGGTTGA
- a CDS encoding UDP-N-acetylmuramoyl-L-alanyl-D-glutamate--2,6-diaminopimelate ligase, with the protein MKLSELLTDQAPLDARTAALEIGGVTADSRAVKRGDLFVAVPGTKADGMGFAALAAQAGAAAIVGERAPQAPLPNGAAFVQVANARKALSIAAAHFYRKQPKVIAAVTGTSGKTSVAAFTRQIWAALGYEAASLGTIGVVTPKKEIYGSLTTPDPVGLHKTLAELADEGVTHLVMEASSHGLDQHRLDGVRVAAAGFTNLSRDHLDYHPSVEAYLAAKLRLFEALVVDGGGAVIDVDHEHSDTVVAAAKKRGLKLMTVGRKGDGIRLVETAIDGFAQRLTLAHAGKTYSLKLPLVGGFQVENALVSAGLVIATGGEPGAVFATLSELKGAKGRLDLVGERNGAPIFVDYAHKPDALEKALAALRPYVKRKLVVVFGAGGNRDAGKRPIMGAIAAQNADRVIITDDNPRNEKPETIRAAILAAVPGATEIGDRREAIRTSIATLEPGDVLLIAGKGHESGQIIGDRVLEFSDHHEVEAALQEKVV; encoded by the coding sequence ATGAAGCTTTCCGAACTCCTGACTGATCAGGCTCCGCTCGATGCGCGCACGGCTGCGCTCGAAATCGGCGGCGTGACCGCAGACAGCCGTGCGGTCAAACGCGGCGATCTGTTCGTCGCCGTGCCTGGCACCAAAGCGGACGGCATGGGTTTCGCAGCGCTTGCCGCGCAGGCCGGCGCGGCCGCGATCGTCGGCGAGCGTGCGCCGCAGGCGCCGTTGCCGAATGGCGCGGCGTTCGTTCAGGTCGCCAATGCGCGCAAGGCGCTCTCGATTGCGGCGGCGCATTTCTATCGGAAGCAGCCCAAGGTGATCGCGGCGGTCACCGGCACCAGCGGCAAGACCTCGGTCGCCGCCTTCACCCGGCAGATCTGGGCGGCGTTGGGTTACGAAGCCGCAAGTCTCGGCACCATCGGCGTGGTGACGCCGAAGAAAGAGATCTACGGCTCGCTGACCACGCCGGATCCGGTCGGGCTGCACAAGACGCTGGCCGAACTCGCCGACGAGGGCGTCACGCATCTGGTGATGGAAGCATCGTCGCACGGCCTCGATCAGCACCGGCTCGACGGCGTCCGCGTCGCTGCCGCGGGCTTCACCAATCTGAGCCGCGATCATCTGGACTATCATCCGAGCGTCGAGGCGTATCTTGCGGCCAAGCTCCGGTTGTTCGAGGCGCTCGTCGTCGATGGCGGCGGCGCGGTGATCGACGTCGATCACGAGCACAGCGACACCGTCGTCGCAGCGGCGAAAAAGCGCGGGCTGAAGCTGATGACCGTGGGCCGCAAGGGCGACGGCATCCGCCTGGTCGAGACCGCGATCGACGGCTTTGCCCAGCGGCTCACGCTCGCCCATGCCGGCAAGACCTATTCGCTGAAGCTGCCGCTGGTCGGCGGCTTCCAGGTCGAGAATGCACTGGTCTCGGCGGGCCTTGTGATCGCCACCGGCGGCGAGCCGGGCGCCGTGTTCGCGACGCTGTCGGAGCTCAAGGGCGCGAAAGGAAGACTCGATCTGGTTGGCGAACGCAACGGCGCGCCGATCTTCGTCGACTATGCGCACAAGCCCGATGCACTGGAAAAAGCGCTCGCAGCGCTGCGACCCTATGTGAAACGAAAGCTTGTCGTGGTGTTCGGCGCCGGCGGCAACCGCGATGCCGGCAAGCGGCCGATCATGGGCGCGATCGCTGCGCAGAATGCCGATCGCGTCATCATCACCGACGACAATCCGCGGAATGAGAAGCCCGAAACGATCCGTGCCGCGATCCTCGCCGCGGTGCCCGGCGCGACCGAAATCGGCGACCGTCGCGAGGCGATCCGCACATCGATCGCAACGCTCGAGCCCGGCGACGTGCTGCTGATCGCCGGCAAGGGCCACGAGAGCGGCCAGATCATCGGCGACCGTGTATTGGAATTCAGCGATCACCACGAGGTGGAAGCCGCGTTGCAGGAGAAGGTGGTATGA
- a CDS encoding peptidoglycan D,D-transpeptidase FtsI family protein: MPSAPEAATAPAKPAPAKRRGNLIGTLLYGRNVDRTAKARARVGLAILAFGAVYAVIAARLVMFAVAPESHFSKRGVAREAVATARPDILDRNGLVLATDVRAPSLFAEPRRLIDVDEATELLTAVLPDMDPAELRERLASRRGFVWLKREISTKQRQDIYRLGLPGVGFLAENKRVYPNSAEVSHLIGHVNIDNQGIAGMEKWLDNHGLQALHMAGLATDQQQKPVELAVDLRVQHAMRDELIWAAQKFKVKAAAGVVVDVNTGEIISMVSLPDYDPNSPQQANDPTRINRITTGVFELGSTFKALTLAMALDSGRVQLTSTFDARASLRYGKFTIHDYHAQNRFLTVPEIFTYSSNIGTARMALFMGVEYHKWFLKKMGQLDRLRTELPESAEPIVPKRWGELNTVTIAFGHGLSVAPLQAVAAISALVNGGYLIPPTFLKRSQEDAMKLAKVVIKPETSEKMRYLMRINAERGSARKADIPGYYVGGKTGTAEKVVNGRYSKTKLLTTFTAIFPSDKPRYQMMVILDEPQGIPETHGFATSAWNAGATAGRVVTRIAPMLGVEPRFDMPTADQLFLGKGKSS; encoded by the coding sequence ATGCCATCAGCGCCCGAGGCGGCGACCGCCCCGGCCAAGCCCGCGCCAGCCAAGCGTCGTGGCAATCTGATCGGCACGTTGCTCTACGGCCGCAATGTTGACCGCACCGCCAAGGCGAGGGCGCGCGTCGGCTTGGCAATCCTGGCTTTCGGCGCGGTCTATGCGGTGATCGCCGCGCGCCTCGTGATGTTCGCGGTGGCGCCGGAGAGTCATTTCAGCAAGCGTGGCGTCGCGCGCGAGGCTGTCGCCACCGCGCGGCCCGATATTCTCGACCGCAACGGCCTCGTGCTGGCGACCGATGTGCGCGCGCCGTCGCTCTTCGCCGAGCCGCGCCGCCTGATCGACGTCGATGAGGCCACCGAGCTTCTCACCGCGGTGCTGCCCGACATGGATCCGGCTGAACTGCGCGAGCGGCTCGCCTCGCGCCGCGGCTTCGTCTGGCTGAAGCGCGAAATCTCCACCAAGCAGCGTCAGGACATCTACCGGCTGGGACTTCCCGGCGTGGGCTTCCTCGCCGAAAACAAGCGCGTCTATCCGAACAGCGCCGAGGTCTCGCACCTGATCGGTCACGTCAACATCGACAATCAAGGCATCGCCGGAATGGAGAAGTGGCTCGACAACCACGGCCTCCAGGCGCTGCACATGGCGGGGCTTGCCACCGACCAGCAGCAGAAGCCGGTCGAGCTTGCGGTCGATCTTCGCGTGCAGCATGCGATGCGCGACGAGCTGATCTGGGCGGCGCAGAAGTTCAAGGTCAAGGCCGCGGCCGGTGTCGTGGTCGACGTGAACACCGGCGAGATCATCTCGATGGTGTCGCTGCCGGATTATGACCCCAACAGTCCGCAGCAGGCCAACGATCCGACCCGCATCAACCGCATCACCACCGGCGTGTTCGAGCTGGGCTCGACCTTCAAGGCGCTGACGCTCGCCATGGCGCTCGACTCCGGCCGGGTGCAGCTCACCTCGACCTTCGATGCGCGTGCGTCGCTGCGCTACGGCAAGTTCACGATCCACGACTACCACGCTCAGAACCGCTTCCTGACGGTGCCGGAGATCTTCACCTACTCGTCGAACATCGGCACCGCGCGCATGGCGCTGTTCATGGGCGTCGAGTACCACAAGTGGTTCCTGAAGAAGATGGGCCAGCTCGACCGGCTGCGCACCGAGTTGCCGGAAAGCGCCGAGCCGATCGTGCCCAAGCGCTGGGGCGAGTTGAACACCGTCACTATCGCGTTCGGTCACGGCCTCTCGGTCGCGCCGCTGCAGGCGGTCGCAGCCATCAGTGCGCTGGTCAACGGCGGCTACCTCATTCCGCCGACCTTCCTGAAGCGCTCCCAGGAAGACGCGATGAAGCTCGCCAAGGTGGTCATCAAGCCCGAGACCAGCGAGAAGATGCGCTATCTGATGCGGATCAACGCCGAGCGGGGCTCGGCAAGGAAGGCCGATATCCCGGGCTATTACGTCGGGGGCAAGACCGGCACCGCGGAAAAGGTGGTCAACGGCCGCTACTCCAAGACCAAACTTTTGACCACCTTCACGGCGATATTCCCGTCCGACAAGCCGCGCTATCAGATGATGGTCATCCTCGACGAGCCCCAGGGCATCCCGGAGACCCACGGCTTTGCCACCTCGGCCTGGAACGCCGGAGCGACCGCAGGCCGGGTCGTCACCCGGATCGCGCCGATGCTGGGCGTCGAGCCGCGCTTCGACATGCCTACGGCCGATCAACTCTTCCTGGGCAAGGGCAAATCGTCATAG
- the ftsL gene encoding cell division protein FtsL, with protein MRILHFCVLILLISAAAYVYEIKFESTLRAERVAKMRVDVQRERDAIAALRAEWATLDNPARLQGLARRHLPLRPAEATQYDPLTRLPDRPPSATQPTPTDAIAAIIESNDGPASTGSVTLPAKSR; from the coding sequence ATGCGCATCCTGCACTTCTGCGTTCTCATCCTGCTGATCTCGGCGGCGGCCTATGTCTACGAGATCAAGTTCGAGTCCACCTTGCGTGCCGAGCGCGTCGCCAAGATGCGGGTCGACGTGCAGCGCGAGCGCGACGCCATTGCGGCGCTGCGCGCCGAATGGGCGACGCTCGACAATCCGGCGCGACTCCAGGGCCTGGCACGGCGCCATCTGCCGCTTCGGCCGGCCGAGGCCACGCAGTACGATCCGTTGACCCGGCTGCCGGACCGCCCGCCGAGCGCGACGCAGCCCACTCCGACCGACGCGATCGCGGCAATCATTGAATCGAATGACGGTCCGGCCTCGACCGGCTCCGTCACGCTCCCGGCGAAATCGAGGTAG
- the rsmH gene encoding 16S rRNA (cytosine(1402)-N(4))-methyltransferase RsmH translates to MAGGDGATVAGGLARHIPVLGRAALEFLDVRDGGVYIDGTFGAGGYSRAILEAANTQVIAIDRDQNAVAASAGLVQASNGRLTVVEERFSVLDHVAEKFGHAQVDGVVLDIGVSSMQLDEAGRGFSFRLDGPLDMRMGNDGPSAADVVATASERDLADIIFQLGEERHSRGVARAIVAARQEAPIVTTKALAAIVERVVRAKPGQIHPATRTFQALRLFVNEELNELAEALAAAERILKPSGRLAVVSFHSLEDRIVKTFLAERARTAGVSRHLPEVEAEPPTFALLTKRPVVADEAEVAANPRARSAKLRAAERTSAAPRAFDAHDYLPRLPSLDDVMRGR, encoded by the coding sequence ATGGCGGGCGGCGATGGCGCAACTGTCGCTGGCGGACTGGCCCGTCATATTCCCGTGCTCGGGCGCGCCGCGCTCGAGTTCCTCGATGTGCGCGACGGCGGTGTCTATATCGACGGGACCTTCGGCGCGGGCGGCTACAGCCGTGCAATTCTTGAAGCGGCGAACACGCAGGTGATCGCGATCGACCGCGATCAGAACGCGGTCGCCGCAAGCGCGGGTCTCGTGCAGGCATCGAACGGACGGCTGACGGTGGTCGAGGAGCGCTTCTCGGTGCTCGATCATGTTGCAGAGAAATTCGGCCACGCGCAGGTCGACGGCGTCGTCCTCGACATTGGCGTCTCGTCGATGCAACTCGACGAAGCGGGACGTGGCTTTTCGTTCCGGCTCGACGGACCGCTCGATATGCGGATGGGCAACGACGGCCCGAGCGCCGCGGACGTGGTGGCCACAGCCTCCGAGCGCGATCTCGCCGACATCATCTTCCAGCTCGGCGAGGAGCGGCATTCGCGTGGGGTCGCCCGCGCCATCGTGGCCGCGCGCCAGGAAGCGCCAATCGTCACCACAAAGGCGCTCGCCGCCATCGTCGAGCGTGTGGTGCGTGCAAAGCCCGGCCAGATTCATCCGGCGACACGGACGTTCCAGGCCTTGCGGCTGTTCGTCAACGAAGAGCTGAACGAGCTGGCCGAGGCATTGGCCGCTGCCGAGCGCATTTTGAAACCGTCCGGCCGGCTCGCCGTGGTGAGCTTCCATTCGCTCGAAGACCGCATCGTCAAGACATTCCTTGCCGAGCGCGCCCGCACCGCCGGCGTGTCGCGCCATTTGCCCGAGGTCGAGGCCGAGCCGCCGACCTTCGCGCTGCTGACCAAGCGGCCGGTCGTGGCCGACGAAGCCGAGGTCGCGGCCAATCCACGCGCGCGTTCCGCGAAGCTCCGCGCCGCAGAGCGCACATCCGCGGCTCCGCGCGCCTTCGACGCGCACGACTATCTGCCGCGCCTGCCCTCCCTGGATGACGTGATGAGGGGACGCTGA